The genomic DNA CGGCGCTCAACTCGGCGATGGACATCCTCGCCGAGGCCGCTGATGCGTCCTCCGCGGACCTTACCGCCGCAGGCATGCCCGATGCCGCAGCGGAAATTATTACACAGCTCGCGCAGGTCTACTTCGGCCCTACCAGCTTTCGCCGCCGCCAACGCCGCGCGGTGGATGGGGCGCGCCGCAACCGCCATTCGCTGCCGACGCTGGAGGTCATCGAAAAGCATGCCCGGCGCGCACCCACCCAAGCCCGCGCCTGGTCCCTGCGCGCTGAGCTCACCCACATCGCCTGCGATACGCGGGAGATGGACAGGCGTGCCCGCAAGAAGCTGCGCGAGATGCGCGCGCCACGCGACCCAAAGCCTGGCGTGAGTTTGCGGCGCCGTGCCGCAGGAAAGCCATGGACGCTTTCTATCACCGGCCCTTCCGCGCTAATTGCAGAACTTCACCAGCATGCCGGCTCGCTTGCCGACGTCGCCTCTTTTTTCCGCACCGGCACCAGTGCCGCCACCTCTACCGTGCGCACCAATGTTGTGGTGCCGCTGGATAAGTTGGTCGGCGTGGCCTATGGCAGCGACGATGTGGTGCTGACCATGACCAATGGCGCTCAAATTACCGGTGCAGAATTAGCCCAGCGCGCCCTAGCCGAGGAGGGGTTTATCACCCTGCTGCATCCCGTGGAGGGCCCGGTGAACCTGTACCGCATGCGCCGCGGGGCAACCTGGAAGCAATTCATGATGGCGGCGGCGGAAAATCCCACCTGCCCAGTCAAGGGCTGCCATAAGCCCGCCGATGAGTGCCAGATCCACCACATCTTCAGCTGGGCCGGCGGCGGGTGGACGAATGCGAAGAACCTCACCACCGCCTGTGCCTACCACAATGGCCGCAATGATGACCACCGCATCGGCCCGCCGCGCAACGGCCGCTTCGAGCGCACGGCCCGCGGCGTGCGCTGGGTCAACCCCTGGGATCCGCCTCCGCCCGACCTCGTAGAAACCGGGCCCACCACGTGATCTTCGCGGCGTCACTGCGGCGTCGCGTGCTGTGGCGATCGTAAGCTAGGACCATGGTCTCAAAGCAGCCTTTTTCGCAGTGGATGCCCAACTATAAGTTTGCTTATATCGCCGCGTGGGTCGCGGTGGTGGTTTCCGGCATCGCGCTTCTTATCGGCCTTGTCACCGGCGGCACCTCGATGACACTGGTGTTTTCCGGGATCGTATGTGCTTATGGCATCTTTCTCGTCGCAGTGATGCCG from Corynebacterium tuberculostearicum includes the following:
- a CDS encoding HNH endonuclease signature motif containing protein produces the protein MEHIRAYIAALNSAMDILAEAADASSADLTAAGMPDAAAEIITQLAQVYFGPTSFRRRQRRAVDGARRNRHSLPTLEVIEKHARRAPTQARAWSLRAELTHIACDTREMDRRARKKLREMRAPRDPKPGVSLRRRAAGKPWTLSITGPSALIAELHQHAGSLADVASFFRTGTSAATSTVRTNVVVPLDKLVGVAYGSDDVVLTMTNGAQITGAELAQRALAEEGFITLLHPVEGPVNLYRMRRGATWKQFMMAAAENPTCPVKGCHKPADECQIHHIFSWAGGGWTNAKNLTTACAYHNGRNDDHRIGPPRNGRFERTARGVRWVNPWDPPPPDLVETGPTT
- a CDS encoding permease, which encodes MVSKQPFSQWMPNYKFAYIAAWVAVVVSGIALLIGLVTGGTSMTLVFSGIVCAYGIFLVAVMPRWALRAEEERAARRRARAAREEFKRS